The Drosophila teissieri strain GT53w chromosome X, Prin_Dtei_1.1, whole genome shotgun sequence genome has a segment encoding these proteins:
- the LOC122624975 gene encoding uncharacterized protein LOC122624975 — protein sequence MAEISQRVRSLETVLEANTKQLAENTKQLAETTNQVARMTTLLAIFVKGKAKNVAVDVAFPVTSEEDLVALDQNISSGSQERYMEAITKIFKSNNLSKAIKGVLSVTLLCAYNIDGLNGKKSLKAFPKFFSVLIDSISTLEGQQPAEKALAHALACVKNNANKKRKK from the exons ATGGCCGAGATCAGCCAAAGGGTTCGGTCATTGGAGACGGTGTTGGAGGCCAACACgaagcagctggcggagaacACGAAGCAGCTTGCGGAGACCACGAACCAGGTTGCGAGGATGACGACCTTGTTGGCGATTTTCGTAAAGGGGAAGGCGAagaatgtggctgtggatgtggcgtTCCCAGTCACGTCGGAGGAAGATCTGGTGGCTTTAGATCAGAACATAAGCTCAGGGTCCCAAGAACGCTAC atggaagcaataacaaaaatttttaaaagcaacAATTTGTCAAAGGCAATAAAGGGCGTTTTGTCAGTAACGCTCTTGTGCGCCTACAACATAGACGGCCTAAACGGGAAAAAGTctttaaaagcatttcccaAATTCTTTTCCGTTCTGATtg ATAGCATAAGCACATTAGaaggccagcagccagcagagaAGGCCTTGGCCCACGCACTGGCATGtgtaaaaaataatgcaaacaaaaaaaggaaaaaa